Genomic DNA from Elusimicrobiota bacterium:
TCGACCGGGAGGTTTTTCATCTTGGGCCACACCGTGGAGAGATCTCCGTAACCAAACCGAAGAATAACGTAGGCCTTTATCCCGCGCAGCAATTCTTTGAGGGCTTCTTTGGCCAGTGAAAAGTTTTTGGGATTGCCCGAAATCGCCAATTCGTCGATTTGAATGATCTGAGCCCCCGAATCGATGAGCCTGAGCAGATCTGTTCTTAATATTTTAGTCAGGTCTCGGCAGAGGGATTCTCGCGAGGTGTAATATTCATTAAAAGACCAATCCATTAAAGTGAAAGGACCGGTCAGAACCGCTTTAACGGGTTTGTTGGTAAGGCGTTGAGCGTATTTCCACATTTCTGAAACCAACGGGCCTTTACTTTCAAGTTTGTGTTTGATGACCGGCCGACGGTAATAGCGGTTCCCATAGCATCGAACCAGCTCCCCTTCCTGAAAACCCAAGATTCGGCTGGAGAAATATTGAATCATGTCGCCTCTGTTCATTTCGCCGTCCACCAAAATATCCAGCCCGATTTTTTCCTGATACCTCAGCCAGAGTTCTGTGGAAAGTTTTTCTTTTCTTTCCAGATCGGTGGCTTGGTTGATTCCATTGGCCACGCGGTGGCGCAGTTCAGTCAGTTCAATTTGTTTGGGCAGGTCGCCGGCGGCGGAGGTGGGGAGGAGAGGCAATGAAAGAACCGCGGGCATTTTCATGCCACCCCCTCTGGAGAAGGCGAACCGAGCGCGAATTTCAGGTCGTTTAATCTTTTGAGTTTCTCAAAGGCGCAGGACCGGGGGAGAAACTCAAGGCCTGAGGAGGGCGTCAAACAGAGGAAAGGAAAATGAGGGGTCCAAGGCTCGATCAGCGAGCGAAGATCTTCCAATGTTTCCAACTTTGTGTTGAGGGCGCTGACCACACCCAAGCCCATTTCTCGGTCCTTCGCTAACGGAATTAATTTTTTTGGAGAAATCAGAGGAAGCGCTGTGAGGTCAAAGTTAAATCCTTGAACGGGGATTGACTTTAATTTGTCGGCAAGGGAATTTATCGAAAAGAAAGGAAAGGCCAATATGATTTTGGCTTGCCCACGCTTGGCGTTGATTTTTTCAAGACATTGGAGGGCCATTCGCAGGTCGCTGTTGTTTTGGGCCAAGGCCGGTTCGTCAATTTGAATGCGAAGAGCGCCCGCGTCATTGAGAGCTTTCACTTCCTGCGCGATGATCTCTGAAAAAAAGATCATTCGGTCCTTTGCTTTGGAATATCCTTTCAGAGTGGAATGGGTGTGGTGAGCCAAAGTGAGAGGGCCGGTGAGAACGGGGCGCACATTTTTATGGGTGATGGATTTTGCATAGCTGAATTCTTTGACAAGGAAGGGGGTGGAACCTCGCGGTCTTGAGGCAATCAAGGGAGATCGAAAGTAAAAGTTCGTGTCGAAATATCGGCGGAGGCCGCCCCTTTCAAATCCTTTTAATTTGAAACAAAAATGGGAAATCGGGTCTTCCCAGCGAACCAAACCATCGGTGACCTCATCAAGGCCGATCAATTCTTGTTCTCGAATCAATTCCAGAATGACGGAT
This window encodes:
- the metE_1 gene encoding 5-methyltetrahydropteroyltriglutamate--homocysteine methyltransferase, which produces MKMPAVLSLPLLPTSAAGDLPKQIELTELRHRVANGINQATDLERKEKLSTELWLRYQEKIGLDILVDGEMNRGDMIQYFSSRILGFQEGELVRCYGNRYYRRPVIKHKLESKGPLVSEMWKYAQRLTNKPVKAVLTGPFTLMDWSFNEYYTSRESLCRDLTKILRTDLLRLIDSGAQIIQIDELAISGNPKNFSLAKEALKELLRGIKAYVILRFGYGDLSTVWPKMKNLPVDNIHVPFANSRFIELPLLKKFPTNKDITIGFLDSHNRAIETPREMDAHIKAVLKIVPLKRLWLSSDAGLKTRSVDEALAKLTALTQSAAKHRPH
- the metE_2 gene encoding 5-methyltetrahydropteroyltriglutamate--homocysteine methyltransferase, which translates into the protein MINISTAHIGSLPRIGEGTDLQRHKRGTTHYERKEISAHAYRDVEESVILELIREQELIGLDEVTDGLVRWEDPISHFCFKLKGFERGGLRRYFDTNFYFRSPLIASRPRGSTPFLVKEFSYAKSITHKNVRPVLTGPLTLAHHTHSTLKGYSKAKDRMIFFSEIIAQEVKALNDAGALRIQIDEPALAQNNSDLRMALQCLEKINAKRGQAKIILAFPFFSINSLADKLKSIPVQGFNFDLTALPLISPKKLIPLAKDREMGLGVVSALNTKLETLEDLRSLIEPWTPHFPFLCLTPSSGLEFLPRSCAFEKLKRLNDLKFALGSPSPEGVA